Proteins from a single region of Mustela erminea isolate mMusErm1 chromosome X, mMusErm1.Pri, whole genome shotgun sequence:
- the NKRF gene encoding NF-kappa-B-repressing factor isoform X1, protein MAGGRLLLGGDFLSPPPLPPLPPPPLPPLPPPPPEPVLEQWRYSHESDWQWALRRSFICRHLHSYPGAALDQLLALSAAWTNHVFLGCRYSPRLMEKILQMAEGIDIGEMPSYDLMLSKPSKGQKRHLSACDGQNPPKKQAGSKLHARPRFEPVHFVASSSKDERQEDPYGPQTKEVNEQTHFAGMPRDIYQDYTQDSFSVQDGNSQYCDSSGFIFTKEQPVTANMYFDSGNPAPSSTSQPANPQSGPEPSPSQTFPESVVAEKQYFIEKLTATIWKNLSNPEMTSGSDKINYTYMLTRCIQACKTNPEYIYAPLKEIPPADIPKNKKLLTDGYACEVRCQNIYLTTGYAGSKNGSRDRATELAVKLLQKRIEVRVVRRKFKHTVGEDLVVCQVGMPTHDFPPALKPPEELVVLAKDASGQPIFNASAKHWTNFVLTENANDAIGILNNSASYNKMSVEYKYEMMPNRTWRCRVFLQDHCLAEGYGTKKTSKHAAADEALKILQKTQPTYPSVKSSQCQTGSSPRGSGKKKDIKDLVVYENSSNPVCTLNDTAQFNRMTVEYVYERMTGLRWKCKVILESEVIAEAVGVKKTVKYEAAGEAVKTLKKTQPTVINNLKKGAIEDVISRNEIQGRSAEEAYKQQIKEDNIGNQLLRKMGWTGGGLGKSGEGIREPISVKEQHKREGLGLDVERVNKIAKRDIEQIIRNYARSESHTDLTFSTELTNDERKQIHQIAQKYGLKSKSHGVGHDRYLVVGRKRRKEDLLDQLKQEGQVGHYELVMPQAN, encoded by the exons ATGGCTGGCGGACGTCTGCTGCTGGGGGGCGACTTCCTgtcgccgccgccgctgccccccctcccgccgccgccgctgccgcccctcccgccgcccccgcccgaGCCAGTGCTGGAGCAGTGGCGCTATAGCCACGAAAGTGACTGGCAGTGGGCTCTGCGGCGCAGCTTCATCTGTCGCCACCTGCACAGCTATCCCGGGGCTGCCCTGGACCAGCTCCTCGCGCTCTCCGCCGCCTGGACCAACCACGTTTTCCTGGGCTGCAG GTACAGCCCACGCCTCATGGAAAAAATTCTCCAAATGGCTGAAGGTATTGATATTGGGGAGATGCCTTCATATGATCTGATGCTGTCCAAACCTTCCAAAGGTCAAAAACGTCACCTCTCAGCATGTGACG GTCAAAATCCTCCTAAAAAGCAAGCCGGTTCCAAATTGCATGCGAGACCTCGTTTTGAGCCTGTGCATTTTGTAGCTAGTAGTTCAAAGGATGAGAGACAGGAAGATCCCTATGGCCCTCAAACAAAAGAGGTAAATGAACAAACACATTTTGCTGGCATGCCAAGAGACATCTACCAAGATTATACTCAAGACTCTTTCAGTGTGCAAGACGGGAATTCTCAGTATTGTGATTCATCAGgatttattttcacaaaagagCAGCCCGTAACAGCCAACATGTATTTTGACAGCGGGAACCCCGCCCCAAGCAGCACGTCGCAGCCGGCAAACCCTCAGTCGGGCCCTGAGCCTTCCCCGTCACAGACATTTCCTGAGTCAGTGGTAGCCGAGAAGCAGTACTTTATTGAAAAATTGACAGCGACTATCTGGAAGAACCTTTCGAACCCGGAGATGACTTCTGGCTCTGATAAAATCAATTACACCTATATGTTAACTCGGTGTATTCAGGCATGTAAGACGAATCCCGAGTACATATATGCTCCTTTAAAAGAGATCCCTCCTGCTGACatccccaaaaataaaaaacttctaaCAGACGGTTATGCGTGTGAAGTCAGATGCCAAAATATCTACTTAACCACGGGTTACGCCGGCAGCAAGAatgggtccagggatcgagctaCTGAGCTAGCTGTGAAACTCCTACAGAAGCGTATTGAAGTTCGAGTCGTCCGGCGGAAGTTCAAGCACACCGTCGGGGAGGACCTTGTGGTGTGTCAGGTTGGCATGCCCACCCACGACTTTCCTCCGGCCCTGAAGCCGCCGGAGGAGCTGGTGGTGCTCGCTAAAGATGCCTCCGGGCAGCCGATTTTTAACGCTTCCGCCAAACACTGGACCAATTTTGTCCTTACCGAAAACGCAAACGACGCGATCGGCATCCTCAACAATTCCGCCTCGTACAACAAGATGTCAGTCGAGTACAAGTATGAGATGATGCCAAACCGCACGTGGCGTTGCCGTGTGTTTCTGCAAGACCACTGCTTAGCTGAAGGTTACGGaaccaaaaaaacaagtaaacacgCGGCTGCTGATGAGGCCTTGAAAATCCTCCAGAAAACACAGCCCACCTACCCCTCGGTCAAAAGTTCACAGTGCCAGACAGGCTCTTCACCCAGGGgatctggaaagaagaaagatataaagGATCTGGTAGTTTACGAGAATTCTTCAAATCCAGTGTGCACCCTGAACGACACGGCCCAGTTCAACCGCATGACGGTCGAGTACGTCTACGAAAGAATGACCGGCCTCCGGTGGAAATGCAAGGTGATCCTCGAGAGTGAAGTGATCGCAGAAGCCGTCGGGGTGAAGAAAACAGTCAAATATGAAGCCGCCGGGGAGGCTGTGAAAACTCTTAAGAAGACCCAGCCGACCGTCATCAACAATTTGAAGAAGGGGGCTATCGAAGATGTGATTTCCAGAAATGAAATCCAGGGCCGCTCAGCGGAGGAGGCTTACAAACAACAGATCAAAGAAGACAACATAGGAAACCAGCTGCTGAGAAAGATGGGCTGGACGGGCGGTGGTTTAGGTAAATCTGGCGAGGGCATTCGGGAACCCATCTCTGTCAAAGAGCAGCATAAGCGAGAAGGGCTCGGTCTTGACGTGGAGAGGGTGAACAAAATCGCCAAGAGAGATATTGAGCAGATCATCCGCAACTACGCCCGCTCCGAGAGCCACACGGATTTGACTTTCTCCACGGAGCTGACTAACGACGAGCGGAAGCAGATACACCAGATTGCCCAGAAGTACGGCCTTAAGAGTAAGTCGCATGGGGTCGGCCACGATAGGTACCTGGTGGTAGGAAGAAAAAGACGGAAGGAAGACCTACTAGATCAGCTCAAACAGGAAGGCCAAGTGGGGCATTACGAGCTCGTGATGCCTCAAGCCAATTGA
- the NKRF gene encoding NF-kappa-B-repressing factor isoform X2: MEKILQMAEGIDIGEMPSYDLMLSKPSKGQKRHLSACDGQNPPKKQAGSKLHARPRFEPVHFVASSSKDERQEDPYGPQTKEVNEQTHFAGMPRDIYQDYTQDSFSVQDGNSQYCDSSGFIFTKEQPVTANMYFDSGNPAPSSTSQPANPQSGPEPSPSQTFPESVVAEKQYFIEKLTATIWKNLSNPEMTSGSDKINYTYMLTRCIQACKTNPEYIYAPLKEIPPADIPKNKKLLTDGYACEVRCQNIYLTTGYAGSKNGSRDRATELAVKLLQKRIEVRVVRRKFKHTVGEDLVVCQVGMPTHDFPPALKPPEELVVLAKDASGQPIFNASAKHWTNFVLTENANDAIGILNNSASYNKMSVEYKYEMMPNRTWRCRVFLQDHCLAEGYGTKKTSKHAAADEALKILQKTQPTYPSVKSSQCQTGSSPRGSGKKKDIKDLVVYENSSNPVCTLNDTAQFNRMTVEYVYERMTGLRWKCKVILESEVIAEAVGVKKTVKYEAAGEAVKTLKKTQPTVINNLKKGAIEDVISRNEIQGRSAEEAYKQQIKEDNIGNQLLRKMGWTGGGLGKSGEGIREPISVKEQHKREGLGLDVERVNKIAKRDIEQIIRNYARSESHTDLTFSTELTNDERKQIHQIAQKYGLKSKSHGVGHDRYLVVGRKRRKEDLLDQLKQEGQVGHYELVMPQAN, encoded by the exons ATGGAAAAAATTCTCCAAATGGCTGAAGGTATTGATATTGGGGAGATGCCTTCATATGATCTGATGCTGTCCAAACCTTCCAAAGGTCAAAAACGTCACCTCTCAGCATGTGACG GTCAAAATCCTCCTAAAAAGCAAGCCGGTTCCAAATTGCATGCGAGACCTCGTTTTGAGCCTGTGCATTTTGTAGCTAGTAGTTCAAAGGATGAGAGACAGGAAGATCCCTATGGCCCTCAAACAAAAGAGGTAAATGAACAAACACATTTTGCTGGCATGCCAAGAGACATCTACCAAGATTATACTCAAGACTCTTTCAGTGTGCAAGACGGGAATTCTCAGTATTGTGATTCATCAGgatttattttcacaaaagagCAGCCCGTAACAGCCAACATGTATTTTGACAGCGGGAACCCCGCCCCAAGCAGCACGTCGCAGCCGGCAAACCCTCAGTCGGGCCCTGAGCCTTCCCCGTCACAGACATTTCCTGAGTCAGTGGTAGCCGAGAAGCAGTACTTTATTGAAAAATTGACAGCGACTATCTGGAAGAACCTTTCGAACCCGGAGATGACTTCTGGCTCTGATAAAATCAATTACACCTATATGTTAACTCGGTGTATTCAGGCATGTAAGACGAATCCCGAGTACATATATGCTCCTTTAAAAGAGATCCCTCCTGCTGACatccccaaaaataaaaaacttctaaCAGACGGTTATGCGTGTGAAGTCAGATGCCAAAATATCTACTTAACCACGGGTTACGCCGGCAGCAAGAatgggtccagggatcgagctaCTGAGCTAGCTGTGAAACTCCTACAGAAGCGTATTGAAGTTCGAGTCGTCCGGCGGAAGTTCAAGCACACCGTCGGGGAGGACCTTGTGGTGTGTCAGGTTGGCATGCCCACCCACGACTTTCCTCCGGCCCTGAAGCCGCCGGAGGAGCTGGTGGTGCTCGCTAAAGATGCCTCCGGGCAGCCGATTTTTAACGCTTCCGCCAAACACTGGACCAATTTTGTCCTTACCGAAAACGCAAACGACGCGATCGGCATCCTCAACAATTCCGCCTCGTACAACAAGATGTCAGTCGAGTACAAGTATGAGATGATGCCAAACCGCACGTGGCGTTGCCGTGTGTTTCTGCAAGACCACTGCTTAGCTGAAGGTTACGGaaccaaaaaaacaagtaaacacgCGGCTGCTGATGAGGCCTTGAAAATCCTCCAGAAAACACAGCCCACCTACCCCTCGGTCAAAAGTTCACAGTGCCAGACAGGCTCTTCACCCAGGGgatctggaaagaagaaagatataaagGATCTGGTAGTTTACGAGAATTCTTCAAATCCAGTGTGCACCCTGAACGACACGGCCCAGTTCAACCGCATGACGGTCGAGTACGTCTACGAAAGAATGACCGGCCTCCGGTGGAAATGCAAGGTGATCCTCGAGAGTGAAGTGATCGCAGAAGCCGTCGGGGTGAAGAAAACAGTCAAATATGAAGCCGCCGGGGAGGCTGTGAAAACTCTTAAGAAGACCCAGCCGACCGTCATCAACAATTTGAAGAAGGGGGCTATCGAAGATGTGATTTCCAGAAATGAAATCCAGGGCCGCTCAGCGGAGGAGGCTTACAAACAACAGATCAAAGAAGACAACATAGGAAACCAGCTGCTGAGAAAGATGGGCTGGACGGGCGGTGGTTTAGGTAAATCTGGCGAGGGCATTCGGGAACCCATCTCTGTCAAAGAGCAGCATAAGCGAGAAGGGCTCGGTCTTGACGTGGAGAGGGTGAACAAAATCGCCAAGAGAGATATTGAGCAGATCATCCGCAACTACGCCCGCTCCGAGAGCCACACGGATTTGACTTTCTCCACGGAGCTGACTAACGACGAGCGGAAGCAGATACACCAGATTGCCCAGAAGTACGGCCTTAAGAGTAAGTCGCATGGGGTCGGCCACGATAGGTACCTGGTGGTAGGAAGAAAAAGACGGAAGGAAGACCTACTAGATCAGCTCAAACAGGAAGGCCAAGTGGGGCATTACGAGCTCGTGATGCCTCAAGCCAATTGA